One window from the genome of Heptranchias perlo isolate sHepPer1 chromosome 22, sHepPer1.hap1, whole genome shotgun sequence encodes:
- the LOC137340870 gene encoding protein ELFN1-like: protein MALHSLCLWVSLASLMNAAGVCGDCWLIEGEKGFVWLAICSQNQPPYESIPQHINSTIVDLRLNENKIKSVQYSSLNRFGNLTELNLTKNQISYIEDGAFSAQYNLRVLQLGFNKLRNITEGILRGLGRLEYLYLQANLIEVVSPNSFWECPNVMNIDLSMNQLQTLESSTFLGLSKLSTCELYGNPFYCSCDLLGFLKWLVQFNNATRSYDRTQCTSPSNFAGYLLLSQGHASSKDALGALASMCNEDLYSFDPRFIFTQKPSTTAVPESPCGAEDCPSGEESTPLMSFQTPLMKADDTPVIKLKEVTYTTATLLVHIPAPISKANILVQYNNSFYIDIKDLVTEREEIKIENLSPHTNYTYCVTSIQNSLRYNRTCVTFSTRAKTKAKLLPAASNTTHYIMTILGCLFGIVIILGVTYYCLRKRKEERVKNKKSGNAKKTIIELKYAPELETITFTQLAQKPVPPSDTMSSRMPFLPSSGDLEEYNLQEVIESPKPSRGNYIDVRTGKHPYHRDVLECMFGESQDSATEISTITKEVDQVNLIINNCIDALKTETGSFRGTSAGAMASVEPQSFLIAEQSQGQSGFLSPIYRERYHPLKRHSSMDAAPKCPSISSNCSVRSPRSVRSEIYAGPRYKSEAKYIERSSPTPSAILTGTPCRIVRSEAGQMLPYSDHSHLYAGLHHGDRKQARSPSPCVLEPLPRSRSRRNLVYSQFSPQYHSVSYASSPEYSSKPSKGVWERYKPHEKWHRKDEYIAAGYALRKKVQFATDEDLHEILEYWKGVSSQHKS, encoded by the coding sequence ATGGCTCTGCACAGtctctgtctctgggtctctctagCCTCGCTGATGAATGCTGCTGGAGTTTGCGGTGACTGCTGGCTCATCGAAGGAGAGAAAGGATTCGTGTGGCTGGCAATTTGTAGCCAAAACCAGCCCCCGTACGAATCCATCCCTCAGCACATCAACAGCACGATCGTGGACCTCCGGCTGAACGAGAACAAGATCAAAAGTGTCCAATATTCCTCACTCAACAGGTTCGGCAACTTGACGGAACTCAATCTGACCAAGAATCAGATTTCCTACATCGAGGATGGAGCCTTCTCCGCCCAGTACAACCTGCGCGTTTTGCAACTGGGATTCAATAAGCTTCGGAATATCACCGAGGGGATCCTGCGGGGACTGGGCAGGCTGGAATACCTCTACCTCCAGGCCAACCTTATTGAGGTGGTGAGTCCCAATTCCTTTTGGGAATGTCCCAACGTCATGAACATCGACCTGTCCATGAACCAGTTGCAGACGCTGGAAAGTTCCACCTTCCTCGGTCTCAGCAAACTCTCCACCTGTGAACTGTACGGCAACCCGTTCTACTGCTCCTGCGACCTGCTGGGCTTCCTGAAATGGCTGGTGCAGTTTAACAACGCCACCAGGAGCTACGATCGGACTCAATGTACATCTCCTTCAAATTTTGCTGGCTATCTTTTGCTGAGCCAAGGCCATGCCAGTTCCAAGGATGCATTGGGCGCGCTTGCTTCCATGTGCAATGAAGATCTTTATTCCTTTGATCCCAGATTCATCTTCACACAAAAACCCTCAACTACTGCCGTCCCAGAAAGTCCTTGCGGAGCTGAAGATTGTCCATCAGGCGAAGAATCTACCCCATTGATGTCCTTTCAAACCCCCTTGATGAAGGCTGATGACACACCGGTAATAAAGTTAAAAGAAGTTACCTACACAACAGCAACCCTGCTGGTCCATATCCCCGCCCCTATTAGTAAAGCAAACATCCTGGTACAATATAACAACAGCTTCTACATAGACATAAAGGACCTCGTCACAGAAAGGGAGGAAATTAAAATTGAGAACTTAAGTCCCCACACTAACTACACGTATTGTGTGACTTCCATTCAGAATTCCCTGAGATACAATCGAACTTGTGTCACATTCTCCACAAGGGCTAAAACCAAAGCAAAGCTATTACCAGCCGCATCCAATACCACTCATTACATCATGACCATCCTGGGTTGCCTCTTCGGAATAGTCATCATCTTGGGTGTGACCTATTATTGTCTGCGCAAAAGAAAAGAGGAACGGGTAAAGAACAAGAAATCGGGAAACGCCAAGAAGACCATCATTGAGTTGAAATACGCCCCAGAGCTGGAGACAATCACCTTCACCCAGTTGGCACAGAAACCCGTCCCACCCTCCGACACCATGTCATCCAGGATGCCTTTCCTGCCTTCGTCGGGGGACCTGGAAGAGTACAATCTCCAGGAGGTGATCGAAAGTCCAAAACCCAGCCGGGGCAATTACATCGACGTGAGGACGGGGAAACACCCGTATCACAGAGACGTCCTCGAGTGTATGTTTGGGGAGAGTCAGGACTCCGCCACTGAGATATCGACCATAACAAAAGAGGTGGATCAAGTGAATCTGATTATCAATAACTGCATCGATGCCTTGAAGACAGAGACTGGCTCTTTCCGGGGTACCAGCGCTGGGGCCATGGCTTCAGTGGAGCCCCAGAGCTTTCTGATCGCCGAACAATCGCAGGGGCAATCGGGGTTTCTGTCCCCTATTTATCGAGAAAGGTACCACCCATTAAAGAGGCACAGCAGTATGGACGCAGCACCCAAATGTCCCAGCATCTCGTCCAACTGCTCCGTACGTAGCCCCAGGTCGGTGCGCTCTGAGATCTATGCTGGTCCCAGGTACAAATCAGAGGCGAAATACATTGAAAGATCATCTCCTACACCCAGTGCCATCCTGACCGGGACCCCGTGTCGTATTGTGAGATCAGAAGCGGGTCAAATGCTACCCTACAGTGACCACTCTCACCTCTACGCAGGGTTACACCATGGAGATCGAAAACAAGCGAGGAGCCCAAGCCCATGTGTCCTAGAACCACTTCCACGATCTCGATCCAGGCGGAATCTGGTCTACTCTCAGTTCTCCCCCCAGTACCACAGTGTGAGCTATGCCTCCAGCCCGGAATACTCCAGCAAGCCCTCCAAGGGAGTGTGGGAGCGTTACAAACCTCATGAGAAATGGCACAGAAAAGATGAGTACATCGCCGCAGGGTACGCGCTGAGGAAGAAAGTCCAGTTTGCGACAGACGAGGACTTGCACGAAATTCTAGAGTACTGGAAGGGAGTTTCCAGCCAGCACAAATCCTGA